The Litchfieldia alkalitelluris genome has a window encoding:
- a CDS encoding methyl-accepting chemotaxis protein, producing the protein MFKSIRSKLFSVLLIASILPLLLVSTILYLKTKDGFSNLLNENQDATRGSILTQLNLASTQLLNLTKLYANDQELIKAYQSNDRERLDTKVQELYKRLEVEHGLDVLEFGDSNGVVFYRGHNPEKFGDNKSDKPAIQAALKGDEISGFEFGSSGLAVRAFVPIKDGNVTVGTLQTGLNSQFINSITQTLHGVHLHITNPEGEILVSSKEESIGNHITNGAIIEQVLKGDEVTQETGQFLESYIPLFDPTNTEVIGVMNISQDVSIVKKSQNNIIYLLIIVAVVTIIIVTFVAWVFSRRFSKPIQEVTAMMNEISNGNLNATLSKTNKKDEIGQLFTSAGETQINLKNIIHMLSELSSQVKQQSTSIRSSSDEIIQGSNQVAVTMQELSSGAESQAVSTADLASTMNRFVGKISTASESSIEIASTANEVRYLTDEGKKLMKSSISQMGTIHQIVDKAVNQVMSLDRKSGEINHLVKVIQEIAEQTNLLALNAAIEAARAGESGKGFSVVAGEIRKLAEQVSRSSVDIRQIVEGIKEDSNQAATSLNEGFDQVELGKKHINTTGEKFDKMTVALATMIEKINKNTAEFEIIKADSNQIGVFINDIASVSEEAAAGIEQTSASVQQTSSSMEHIANSVYHLDKLLEDLRELTKQFKI; encoded by the coding sequence TTGTTTAAGTCCATTCGTTCCAAACTATTTTCTGTACTGCTAATTGCCTCAATTTTACCGTTGTTATTAGTCAGTACGATTCTCTACTTAAAAACAAAAGATGGCTTTTCGAATCTTTTAAATGAAAATCAGGATGCCACGAGAGGTTCAATTTTAACACAGTTAAACTTAGCCTCAACACAATTGCTGAATCTTACAAAGCTTTATGCCAATGATCAAGAATTAATAAAGGCTTATCAAAGCAATGATAGAGAACGGCTCGATACTAAGGTTCAAGAATTATATAAGAGATTAGAAGTTGAACATGGCCTTGATGTTTTAGAATTTGGTGACTCAAATGGAGTTGTTTTTTACAGAGGTCATAATCCAGAAAAATTCGGAGACAACAAGAGCGATAAGCCAGCTATTCAAGCAGCACTGAAAGGTGACGAAATATCAGGCTTTGAGTTTGGAAGCAGCGGTTTGGCTGTTCGAGCATTCGTACCGATTAAAGATGGAAATGTCACGGTAGGTACACTTCAAACAGGATTAAATAGTCAGTTTATAAATTCCATAACTCAAACTCTACATGGAGTTCATTTACATATCACCAATCCTGAAGGAGAAATATTAGTATCATCTAAAGAAGAAAGTATTGGTAACCATATAACCAACGGAGCAATTATTGAACAGGTATTAAAAGGCGATGAGGTTACCCAAGAAACTGGTCAATTTTTAGAATCATACATACCGTTATTTGACCCTACCAATACTGAAGTAATAGGTGTTATGAATATCAGCCAAGACGTATCCATTGTGAAGAAATCACAGAATAATATTATATATTTACTTATTATCGTTGCAGTTGTTACTATTATCATTGTTACATTCGTTGCATGGGTATTTAGTAGGAGATTTTCTAAGCCAATTCAAGAAGTAACAGCTATGATGAATGAGATTTCTAATGGGAATCTGAATGCAACCCTTTCTAAGACAAATAAAAAAGATGAAATTGGGCAACTATTTACATCAGCAGGGGAAACGCAAATAAATTTAAAGAATATCATTCATATGTTGTCAGAGTTATCGAGTCAAGTGAAACAACAATCCACATCAATTAGATCATCCTCCGATGAAATTATCCAAGGAAGTAATCAGGTTGCAGTTACCATGCAAGAATTATCTAGTGGAGCTGAATCTCAAGCAGTATCTACCGCTGACTTGGCTAGTACAATGAATCGATTTGTCGGAAAAATTTCAACCGCAAGTGAAAGTAGTATAGAGATTGCTTCGACAGCAAATGAAGTAAGGTATTTAACGGATGAGGGAAAAAAATTAATGAAATCCTCAATTAGTCAAATGGGTACGATTCATCAGATCGTAGATAAAGCTGTTAATCAAGTAATGAGCCTAGACAGAAAATCAGGAGAAATTAATCATTTAGTGAAAGTAATTCAAGAAATAGCAGAGCAAACGAATTTATTAGCACTAAATGCAGCCATAGAAGCTGCTAGAGCAGGGGAAAGTGGTAAAGGCTTTTCCGTTGTGGCAGGCGAGATTCGTAAACTTGCGGAACAAGTATCCCGATCAAGTGTAGATATTAGGCAAATTGTCGAAGGCATAAAGGAAGATTCAAACCAAGCAGCCACTTCTTTAAATGAAGGGTTTGATCAGGTAGAACTAGGAAAAAAACACATCAACACGACTGGAGAAAAGTTCGATAAGATGACAGTGGCACTCGCTACCATGATTGAGAAGATAAATAAAAATACAGCTGAATTTGAAATAATCAAAGCAGATTCAAACCAAATTGGGGTATTTATCAATGATATTGCCTCGGTTTCAGAAGAGGCAGCTGCTGGTATTGAGCAAACTTCAGCTTCTGTTCAACAAACGAGCAGTTCTATGGAACACATTGCAAATAGTGTGTATCATCTAGACAAGTTATTGGAAGATCTTCGTGAATTAACAAAACAATTCAAAATCTAA